The following proteins are encoded in a genomic region of Liolophura sinensis isolate JHLJ2023 chromosome 5, CUHK_Ljap_v2, whole genome shotgun sequence:
- the LOC135465890 gene encoding membrane frizzled-related protein-like isoform X3, protein MDLLTVTTVLVACMCQKMVQGYSYPTYYMESRCGGSLDVSNFDATRLLLTSRFSYRSNERCKLTVQVANGKRIMAKFSSLDIESSAFCRDDRLTLYDGPSTTSPALSGINGICGFSTPSTVYVTSGQYLTLYFQSDFLLQYKGFTVILTEFSYTCNNVTSFHCRNRRCIDSSLTCDGWNNCGDSTDEIEGCGLSTGGVAGIVIGAFFVVVVLITVSIFVRRRRARYTVLLSVR, encoded by the exons ATGGATCTCCTAACTGTGACCACAGTGTTAGTGGCCTGCATGTGCCAGAAGATGGTTCAAGGGTACAGCTACCCAACAT ATTATATGGAATCCCGATGCGGTGGATCGTTAGATGTTAGTAATTTTGATGCCACCCGGCTGTTACTGACCTCTCGGTTTAGTTATAGAAGCAACGAGAGATGTAAGCTTACTGTCCAGGTGGCCAACGGAAAGAGAATCATGGCGAAGTTCAGCTCCTTGGACATCGAGAGTTCAGCATTCTGCAGGGACGACCGTTTGACTCTGTACGACGGCCCCAGTACCACTAGCCCAGCGCTGTCAG GTATCAACGGCATCTGTGGGTTCTCCACACCTTCCACCGTGTACGTTACGTCGGGTCAATATCTCACCCTTTACTTCCAGAGCGACTTCCTCCTCCAGTACAAAGGATTTACTGTTATACTCACGGAATTTAGCT ATACATGCAATAATGTGACGAGCTTCCACTGCCGGAACAGACGCTGTATTGACAGTTCTCTGACGTGCGATGGATGGAACAACTGTGGTGACAGCACAGACGAGATTGAAGGGTGTGGCCTGTCTACAGGGGGCGTGGCCGGAATTGTCATAGGCGCCTTCTTCGTGGTTGTCGTTCTCATAACCGTGTCAATTTTCGTGCGAAGACGGCGGGCTCGATACACTGTTCTTCTTAGCGTAAGATAG
- the LOC135465890 gene encoding membrane frizzled-related protein-like isoform X1, protein MDLLTVTTVLVACMCQKMVQGYSYPTYYMESRCGGSLDVSNFDATRLLLTSRFSYRSNERCKLTVQVANGKRIMAKFSSLDIESSAFCRDDRLTLYDGPSTTSPALSGINGICGFSTPSTVYVTSGQYLTLYFQSDFLLQYKGFTVILTEFSYTCNNVTSFHCRNRRCIDSSLTCDGWNNCGDSTDEIEGCGLSTGGVAGIVIGAFFVVVVLITVSIFVRRRRARYTVLLSRPDQCSTVTKTTYSTPVQGNYPSYQQQQYPPPPAGAYSQPGPLPAGAYPQ, encoded by the exons ATGGATCTCCTAACTGTGACCACAGTGTTAGTGGCCTGCATGTGCCAGAAGATGGTTCAAGGGTACAGCTACCCAACAT ATTATATGGAATCCCGATGCGGTGGATCGTTAGATGTTAGTAATTTTGATGCCACCCGGCTGTTACTGACCTCTCGGTTTAGTTATAGAAGCAACGAGAGATGTAAGCTTACTGTCCAGGTGGCCAACGGAAAGAGAATCATGGCGAAGTTCAGCTCCTTGGACATCGAGAGTTCAGCATTCTGCAGGGACGACCGTTTGACTCTGTACGACGGCCCCAGTACCACTAGCCCAGCGCTGTCAG GTATCAACGGCATCTGTGGGTTCTCCACACCTTCCACCGTGTACGTTACGTCGGGTCAATATCTCACCCTTTACTTCCAGAGCGACTTCCTCCTCCAGTACAAAGGATTTACTGTTATACTCACGGAATTTAGCT ATACATGCAATAATGTGACGAGCTTCCACTGCCGGAACAGACGCTGTATTGACAGTTCTCTGACGTGCGATGGATGGAACAACTGTGGTGACAGCACAGACGAGATTGAAGGGTGTGGCCTGTCTACAGGGGGCGTGGCCGGAATTGTCATAGGCGCCTTCTTCGTGGTTGTCGTTCTCATAACCGTGTCAATTTTCGTGCGAAGACGGCGGGCTCGATACACTGTTCTTCTTAGC AGACCTGACCAATGCAGCACAGTTACCAAGACAACGTACTCCACACCTGTGCAAGGCAATTACCCCAGTTACCAGCAACAACAGTACCCACCACCACCCGCCGGGGCCTACTCTCAGCCTGGACCCCTTCCTGCCGGAGCCTACCCACAATAG
- the LOC135465890 gene encoding membrane frizzled-related protein-like isoform X2 has translation MPCLSCISDYMESRCGGSLDVSNFDATRLLLTSRFSYRSNERCKLTVQVANGKRIMAKFSSLDIESSAFCRDDRLTLYDGPSTTSPALSGINGICGFSTPSTVYVTSGQYLTLYFQSDFLLQYKGFTVILTEFSYTCNNVTSFHCRNRRCIDSSLTCDGWNNCGDSTDEIEGCGLSTGGVAGIVIGAFFVVVVLITVSIFVRRRRARYTVLLSRPDQCSTVTKTTYSTPVQGNYPSYQQQQYPPPPAGAYSQPGPLPAGAYPQ, from the exons ATTATATGGAATCCCGATGCGGTGGATCGTTAGATGTTAGTAATTTTGATGCCACCCGGCTGTTACTGACCTCTCGGTTTAGTTATAGAAGCAACGAGAGATGTAAGCTTACTGTCCAGGTGGCCAACGGAAAGAGAATCATGGCGAAGTTCAGCTCCTTGGACATCGAGAGTTCAGCATTCTGCAGGGACGACCGTTTGACTCTGTACGACGGCCCCAGTACCACTAGCCCAGCGCTGTCAG GTATCAACGGCATCTGTGGGTTCTCCACACCTTCCACCGTGTACGTTACGTCGGGTCAATATCTCACCCTTTACTTCCAGAGCGACTTCCTCCTCCAGTACAAAGGATTTACTGTTATACTCACGGAATTTAGCT ATACATGCAATAATGTGACGAGCTTCCACTGCCGGAACAGACGCTGTATTGACAGTTCTCTGACGTGCGATGGATGGAACAACTGTGGTGACAGCACAGACGAGATTGAAGGGTGTGGCCTGTCTACAGGGGGCGTGGCCGGAATTGTCATAGGCGCCTTCTTCGTGGTTGTCGTTCTCATAACCGTGTCAATTTTCGTGCGAAGACGGCGGGCTCGATACACTGTTCTTCTTAGC AGACCTGACCAATGCAGCACAGTTACCAAGACAACGTACTCCACACCTGTGCAAGGCAATTACCCCAGTTACCAGCAACAACAGTACCCACCACCACCCGCCGGGGCCTACTCTCAGCCTGGACCCCTTCCTGCCGGAGCCTACCCACAATAG
- the LOC135466001 gene encoding mitrocomin-like, producing MSTTHDQATIASYKKKKFEITFKYMDVNKDGILDMEEFMYFPKKLISSGKKELGEQLTAMYNEGWGRLCDAINLPRDTASLTKDQWLTAHQEVNKTAWFAETAIPSSARIYFDSLDSDHDGTISLKQWREYNKNRGLTDESVIQSTFNRLDTDGDGRISREEMKHAIVQFHLGEDPSDDYSFLYAIN from the exons ATGAGCACAACACACGATCAG GCCACCATCGCAtcctacaagaaaaaaaaatttgagatAACGTTCAAGTACATGGATGTTAACAAAGACGGGATTCTAGATATGGAAGAATTTATGTATTTCCCTAAGAAACTGATCAGCAGCGGAAAGAAGGAACTGGGAGAACAGCTGACAGCAATGTATAATGAAGGTTGGGGCAGACTTTGTGACGCGATCAACCTTCCGCGGGACACCGCTTCCCTTACCAAGGATCAGTGGCTCACTGCACATCAAGAGGTAAACAAGACAGCCTGGTTTGCGGAAACTGCAATCCCGTCATCTGCCAGAATTTACTTCGACAGCCTTGACAGCGATCACGATGGTACTATCAGCTTAAAACAATGGCGCGAGTACAATAAAAACAGAGGGTTAACGGACGAGAGCGTCATCCAGTCTACATTTAATCGCTTGGACACGGACGGAGATGGACGGATCAGTCGAGAAGAGATGAAACATGCGATTGTACAGTTCCATCTCGGAGAAGATCCTTCAGACGACTATTCATTCCTATACGCCATCAACTGA
- the LOC135466002 gene encoding uncharacterized protein LOC135466002 — protein sequence MDVNKDGILDIEEVMHYPKKLISNGKKELGEDRTVVYNNVWGRLCDVINLTVDDQWLTVHQEVNKKTWFAETAIPSVARLYFDSLDSDHDSTISLKQWREYNKNRGLADESVIQSTFHRLDTDGDGRISREEMKHAIVQFHFGEDPSDDYSFLYAIH from the coding sequence ATGGATGTTAACAAAGACGGGATTCTAGATATTGAAGAGGTTATGCATTACCCTAAGAAACTCATCAGCAACGGGAAGAAGGAACTAGGAGAAGATCGGACAGTGGTCTATAATAATGTTTGGGGCAgactttgtgacgtcatcaacCTCACTGTGGATGATCAGTGGCTCACTGTACATCAAGAGGTAAACAAGAAAACCTGGTTTGCGGAAACTGCAATCCCGTCGGTTGCCAGGCTTTACTTCGATAGCCTTGACAGCGATCACGATAGTACTATCAGCTTAAAACAATGGCGCGAGTACAATAAAAACAGAGGGTTGGCGGACGAGAGCGTCATCCAGTCCACATTTCATCGCTTGGACACGGACGGAGATGGACGGATCAGTCGAGAAGAGATGAAACATGCGATTGTACAGTTCCATTTCGGAGAAGATCCTTCAGACGACTATTCATTCCTATACGCTATCCACTGA